A genomic window from Algoriphagus sp. Y33 includes:
- a CDS encoding RNA polymerase sigma-70 factor encodes MGLLDKIHSNNSSADFRTEAGFKKLYERNVNKLFTICYSRIRNREDAEEIVHDVFRSAWERRELITNENGSIEKYLVRSIKLKTIDYYRKVAQETLPLNCELEDVCGYGNCTDDQLHFAELQDKVSILVDQLPCACRQVYQLSREEGFTNREIASKLLISEKTVESHMTKALAHLRKNLMPYATPAVLLISFF; translated from the coding sequence TTGGGTCTTCTTGACAAAATACATTCGAACAACTCATCTGCTGACTTCCGAACGGAAGCGGGATTTAAGAAGCTATATGAGCGAAATGTGAACAAGCTGTTTACAATCTGCTACAGCCGGATACGAAACCGTGAAGATGCGGAAGAGATCGTCCATGATGTATTTCGATCAGCTTGGGAAAGAAGAGAACTGATCACGAATGAGAATGGGTCTATTGAAAAGTATTTGGTTCGCTCCATCAAATTGAAAACCATCGACTACTACCGTAAGGTTGCACAAGAGACACTGCCGCTCAACTGTGAATTGGAAGACGTTTGTGGCTATGGTAATTGTACCGATGATCAACTCCATTTTGCAGAGCTACAAGACAAAGTATCGATACTCGTGGATCAACTGCCCTGCGCCTGCCGGCAAGTGTATCAGCTCAGCCGTGAAGAAGGGTTTACCAACAGAGAAATAGCTTCCAAATTACTCATTTCCGAGAAAACAGTGGAATCCCACATGACCAAAGCCCTGGCACATCTACGTAAAAACCTAATGCCTTATGCCACGCCGGCGGTACTCCTGATCAGCTTTTTCTAA
- a CDS encoding low molecular weight protein tyrosine phosphatase family protein, which translates to MTERPNILVVCGRNKKRSRTAEHIFKNDDRFNIRSAGLSPKSDRKISENDLNWADLLFVMETGQRAKIWGLYRHLDLPTIEVLNIPDDYEFMNEELVEILSDGINDTLKIVYKL; encoded by the coding sequence ATGACAGAAAGACCAAACATATTAGTAGTATGCGGACGAAATAAAAAGCGGAGCAGGACTGCGGAACACATTTTTAAAAATGATGACCGTTTCAATATTCGTTCTGCTGGACTAAGTCCCAAAAGCGATAGGAAAATTTCTGAAAATGATCTGAATTGGGCGGACTTGCTTTTTGTAATGGAAACAGGGCAACGAGCAAAAATTTGGGGACTTTACAGACATTTAGATTTGCCAACTATTGAAGTTCTTAACATTCCAGACGACTATGAATTTATGAACGAAGAACTTGTTGAGATACTATCAGACGGAATTAACGATACGTTAAAAATAGTTTACAAACTTTGA
- a CDS encoding TonB-dependent receptor, translated as MKKLLIIIMTCYTCLAGTLATFEALAQSPSSLIGKVMDSQGEPIPGIAVVLKESRQGAITDRHGQFSITGIKAATYTIEVSGLRFEKQVFTLTFQTGDKQTRSITLKENTSEMDEVIVTAKSEGRVLELSAKSVQVIETREVKLQSADLGEVMAKSEGVSVQRAGGLGSNTRFALNGLSSDKVRFFYDGIPLDFTPYAFGIANVPVNAIQRVEVYKGVVPIQFGADALGGAVNLASPDVFGGWAGSASYQIGSFNTHRATASINYADDKTGLFVVAGGFYDYTDNNYKIDVAIPNEQGQLQQETVKRFHDGYKAFGTNFRVGIRDKKWANELSLEGYYGNYNKEVQNSQSPGLIDLPQLGIDKAVAANPFGEVVFTGFSQGLNLHYNTNPTEKWELDLKAGYNYNEFVSIDTSSNLYNWHGEVVRVKNQPGEFGQDEHLITKSQNYFVRQQMGYKFSEKHALQLAIAPTYAYRTGDDLLTEGEFDPALDDGYLFDLVSGLEYSGELMNEKLQITTFAKNYRQSIRIESVDPSVEGLQVSERSVNNYGAGSGFRYAWASRFATKLSYEYAYRLPRQNEIFGDGQLTGKNPELKPESSHNVNLQWSFENKASTKTEWQVQGNFFLRRVNDLIFLVTNAEGVGVYDNVWSANSQGVELGGRVKDLIKGLTLHTNSTYQSYFNTSDEGPFASFKGDRIPNTPYFFANGGAEYLLEDVIKKNDRLSIFWNTRYVPPYFIGWESAGLKQYKPETPGQLTHAAGVTQKINIKKAQTALTLEVQNLTDAKVFDFYGVQRPGRAFYIKSTIQF; from the coding sequence GTGAAGAAATTACTCATCATCATAATGACGTGCTACACCTGTCTTGCCGGTACGCTGGCCACATTTGAGGCTTTAGCCCAATCCCCTTCATCGTTGATTGGAAAGGTAATGGATTCACAAGGCGAACCTATTCCCGGTATCGCTGTGGTGTTGAAAGAAAGCCGGCAAGGGGCTATTACCGATAGACATGGTCAATTTTCTATTACAGGCATCAAGGCTGCTACTTACACCATTGAGGTTTCAGGCTTAAGGTTCGAAAAGCAAGTATTTACACTCACATTCCAGACAGGCGACAAGCAGACCCGATCCATTACCCTGAAAGAAAACACATCCGAGATGGACGAAGTAATAGTGACTGCCAAATCAGAAGGACGGGTACTCGAACTCTCCGCAAAATCAGTACAGGTCATCGAAACACGGGAAGTTAAGCTCCAATCGGCCGACTTGGGCGAGGTGATGGCCAAATCCGAAGGGGTAAGTGTTCAGCGTGCCGGAGGACTTGGCTCCAATACCCGATTTGCCCTCAATGGTTTATCCAGTGATAAGGTCCGTTTTTTCTACGATGGTATTCCGCTGGATTTCACTCCCTATGCTTTTGGGATTGCCAACGTCCCGGTCAATGCTATCCAGCGGGTAGAAGTGTATAAGGGAGTGGTGCCCATCCAGTTTGGTGCGGACGCGCTGGGAGGAGCGGTAAACCTCGCATCACCTGACGTTTTTGGGGGGTGGGCTGGATCGGCCTCCTATCAAATAGGTTCGTTCAACACCCATCGGGCCACTGCAAGTATCAATTATGCCGATGACAAAACCGGACTTTTCGTAGTGGCGGGAGGATTTTATGACTATACCGACAACAACTATAAGATAGATGTGGCCATCCCCAACGAACAAGGACAACTACAGCAGGAAACTGTAAAAAGGTTTCATGATGGGTACAAGGCTTTTGGTACAAACTTCAGAGTAGGCATTCGGGACAAAAAATGGGCAAATGAGTTGAGTTTGGAAGGCTACTATGGGAACTACAATAAAGAAGTGCAAAACTCCCAGTCCCCCGGTTTAATCGACCTCCCCCAGTTGGGTATCGACAAAGCCGTGGCGGCCAACCCTTTTGGTGAGGTAGTCTTTACCGGCTTTTCTCAAGGTTTAAACCTGCACTACAATACAAACCCGACTGAAAAATGGGAGCTAGACCTGAAAGCGGGCTATAACTACAACGAGTTTGTATCCATCGACACCAGTAGCAACCTGTACAACTGGCATGGAGAAGTGGTACGTGTAAAAAACCAACCGGGAGAGTTTGGACAAGATGAACACCTGATTACCAAAAGTCAAAATTACTTTGTTCGTCAGCAGATGGGCTATAAATTTTCAGAAAAACATGCCCTTCAACTAGCCATAGCACCTACGTACGCTTACCGCACCGGAGACGACTTGTTGACAGAAGGCGAATTTGATCCGGCACTGGATGATGGCTATCTCTTTGACTTGGTGAGTGGTCTGGAGTACAGCGGTGAATTGATGAATGAAAAACTCCAAATCACGACCTTTGCCAAAAACTACCGTCAAAGCATCCGTATTGAATCAGTGGATCCAAGTGTTGAAGGGTTACAGGTATCTGAGCGATCAGTGAACAACTATGGAGCCGGAAGTGGATTTCGTTATGCTTGGGCCTCCCGTTTTGCTACCAAGTTGAGCTACGAATATGCTTATCGCCTACCCAGGCAGAACGAAATTTTTGGAGACGGGCAGCTAACTGGAAAAAACCCGGAGTTGAAACCCGAAAGCAGCCACAATGTAAACCTGCAGTGGAGTTTTGAGAATAAAGCAAGTACCAAAACCGAATGGCAGGTACAAGGCAATTTCTTCCTTCGCAGGGTCAATGACCTTATTTTCCTGGTAACTAATGCAGAAGGGGTTGGTGTTTACGACAACGTATGGAGTGCCAACTCACAAGGAGTAGAACTGGGCGGCAGGGTAAAGGATCTAATCAAAGGACTAACCCTCCATACCAACAGCACCTACCAGTCGTACTTCAATACCTCGGATGAAGGCCCTTTTGCCAGCTTTAAGGGTGACCGTATTCCGAATACACCTTACTTCTTTGCCAATGGCGGGGCGGAATACCTGTTGGAGGACGTTATTAAAAAAAACGACAGGCTTTCCATCTTCTGGAATACACGCTATGTACCTCCTTATTTTATTGGCTGGGAAAGCGCAGGCTTAAAACAATACAAGCCCGAAACCCCTGGCCAGCTAACACATGCTGCGGGTGTTACACAAAAAATAAACATTAAAAAAGCACAAACTGCTTTAACACTAGAGGTACAGAACCTAACGGATGCAAAGGTCTTCGACTTCTACGGAGTGCAACGCCCGGGCAGAGCTTTTTACATCAAATCAACCATTCAATTTTAA